Proteins from a single region of Thermococcus sp. CX2:
- a CDS encoding D-aminoacyl-tRNA deacylase: MKVIMTTKIDLASMNIMEKLVENFGFKETEKSFDGNPVYSKGDILILTTNNEMIYYDNLDGAIGEQLGFTPEIIVFASRHASKQKLPALTTHVTGNWGNAMYGGKDESLAIAQPSAMKLALLKMNELNDLDWTVCYEATHHGPSELNVPSLFIEIGSSEEEWVNDRAGEILAETIIYVLKNYENSKFPVAIGIGGGHYAPKQTKRALETDLAFGHIAPKYTHPLKKELLLKAIERTDGGVDAIYVDWKGSKGETRQTAKALAEELGLEFIRD; encoded by the coding sequence ATGAAGGTCATAATGACGACGAAGATAGACCTAGCTTCCATGAACATAATGGAAAAACTGGTGGAGAACTTTGGCTTCAAAGAAACGGAGAAAAGCTTCGACGGAAATCCAGTCTACTCAAAGGGCGATATACTAATCCTGACGACCAACAACGAGATGATCTACTACGACAACCTTGATGGAGCAATAGGGGAGCAACTCGGCTTCACGCCCGAGATAATCGTCTTTGCCTCGAGACACGCCAGCAAGCAGAAGCTACCTGCACTCACCACTCACGTGACCGGCAACTGGGGCAACGCAATGTACGGCGGAAAGGACGAGAGTCTAGCTATAGCACAGCCGAGCGCAATGAAGCTTGCACTCCTCAAGATGAACGAACTCAACGATTTAGACTGGACCGTCTGCTACGAGGCGACCCACCACGGCCCGAGCGAGCTGAACGTCCCGAGTCTGTTCATCGAAATAGGCTCGAGCGAGGAGGAGTGGGTGAACGACAGGGCGGGGGAGATATTAGCGGAGACAATAATATACGTGCTGAAGAACTACGAGAACTCAAAATTCCCAGTTGCCATTGGAATCGGAGGAGGCCACTACGCGCCGAAGCAGACGAAGAGGGCACTCGAAACGGACCTGGCTTTCGGCCACATAGCCCCGAAGTACACCCATCCGCTCAAGAAGGAACTCCTCCTCAAGGCCATTGAGAGAACAGACGGTGGGGTGGACGCCATATACGTCGATTGGAAGGGCAGTAAGGGCGAGACAAGACAGACGGCGAAAGCTCTAGCTGAGGAGCTCGGCTTGGAGTTCATACGGGACTGA